A region of uncultured Desulfobacter sp. DNA encodes the following proteins:
- a CDS encoding 2-oxoacid:acceptor oxidoreductase subunit alpha, translated as MDITILIGGAAGQGIQTIGALLAAACRKAGYFAMAVNDFESRVRGGHSFFQIRISNTPVYSPQEIVDLLIALDKNTWQIHQQSLGGKSVVLADEDFSTTGRVVPVAFEQLAKESGSNLFVNTVAAAAGLRVLGAGFDMIKSIIKDHFSTLKPELVEKNLDAALKGFEKVADVSFEKQPLANPSAPKGNLISCAKAIALGAVSADCRVGAFYPMSPATGIMLHLTELSKRLDLVVEQAEDEIAAANIVIGASFAGVRAMTATSGGGFCLMTEALGLAGMTETPMVIVNAMRPGPSTGLPTRTAQGDLRFAIHASHDDFPRFVFAPGTPEQAFEQTRKAFHLSEKYQVPAIILVDQYLMDALFLLEKPFSIDKHVERFIVTDDDMPDPKNYERFAFTDSGVSPRALPCKGDALVKVSSDEHRPDGHITEDIAIRNAMMKKRHAKLPAMIGDLDPPEGVFPEAHTLLIGWGSSAGAIKEATGRMRDKGLDVGCLLFSQIWPFPAAAVGKILKNDPDRQYICVEMNAGAQFAGLLKEYTDIDFSGYVLKYDGRPLTAGFIVDALKEKELA; from the coding sequence ATGGACATCACCATACTGATCGGCGGAGCAGCCGGTCAAGGAATCCAGACCATCGGCGCTCTCCTGGCGGCTGCCTGTCGCAAGGCCGGGTATTTTGCCATGGCCGTCAACGATTTTGAATCCCGGGTTCGAGGGGGGCACAGCTTTTTCCAGATCCGGATCAGCAATACCCCGGTCTATTCCCCCCAGGAAATCGTGGATCTGTTGATCGCCCTGGACAAAAACACCTGGCAGATCCATCAGCAATCCCTTGGGGGAAAAAGTGTTGTACTGGCTGATGAGGACTTTTCAACCACCGGTCGGGTTGTGCCCGTGGCTTTTGAACAACTGGCCAAAGAGAGTGGATCAAACTTGTTTGTCAACACCGTGGCTGCTGCTGCCGGTCTTCGGGTACTGGGTGCCGGATTTGATATGATCAAGTCCATCATCAAAGACCATTTCAGTACCCTTAAACCGGAATTGGTGGAAAAAAACCTGGATGCGGCCCTAAAAGGATTTGAAAAAGTGGCGGATGTCTCTTTTGAGAAACAGCCTCTGGCAAACCCGTCAGCCCCAAAAGGCAACCTGATATCCTGTGCCAAGGCCATCGCGCTGGGGGCGGTTTCAGCCGACTGCCGGGTGGGGGCATTTTACCCTATGAGCCCTGCCACAGGCATCATGCTGCATTTGACGGAATTGAGCAAGCGCTTGGATCTGGTGGTAGAGCAGGCCGAAGATGAAATTGCTGCAGCCAACATCGTGATCGGTGCCTCTTTTGCCGGCGTCAGGGCCATGACGGCAACCTCCGGAGGCGGATTCTGTCTGATGACCGAGGCGCTGGGGCTTGCCGGTATGACCGAAACGCCCATGGTGATTGTCAATGCCATGCGGCCCGGGCCATCCACGGGACTTCCCACACGCACCGCCCAGGGTGATCTGCGGTTTGCCATTCACGCATCCCATGATGATTTTCCAAGATTTGTATTTGCGCCGGGAACCCCGGAACAGGCGTTTGAACAGACCCGCAAGGCGTTTCATCTGTCTGAAAAATACCAGGTGCCTGCCATTATTCTGGTTGATCAATACCTTATGGATGCGCTGTTTCTGCTGGAAAAACCGTTCTCAATTGATAAGCATGTGGAGCGCTTTATCGTGACGGATGATGATATGCCGGATCCGAAAAATTACGAGCGGTTTGCCTTCACGGATTCCGGCGTATCGCCCAGGGCGCTGCCATGTAAAGGAGACGCCCTTGTCAAAGTTTCCAGCGATGAACACCGGCCGGACGGGCATATCACCGAAGATATAGCCATTCGAAACGCCATGATGAAAAAACGCCATGCCAAGCTGCCTGCCATGATTGGGGACCTGGACCCGCCGGAAGGTGTTTTTCCGGAAGCGCATACCCTTTTAATCGGCTGGGGTTCCAGTGCCGGGGCCATAAAAGAGGCCACAGGACGTATGCGTGACAAGGGTTTGGACGTTGGCTGTCTGCTTTTTTCCCAGATCTGGCCGTTTCCTGCGGCTGCTGTCGGGAAGATACTGAAAAATGATCCAGACAGACAATATATCTGTGTTGAAATGAATGCCGGTGCTCAGTTCGCAGGGCTTTTAAAAGAATATACGGACATCGATTTTTCCGGATATGTACTCAAGTATGACGGCAGGCCGTTGACAGCCGGCTTTATAGTCGATGCACTCAAAGAAAAGGAGCTTGCCTGA
- a CDS encoding 2-oxoacid:ferredoxin oxidoreductase subunit beta — protein MLNKERYESDYENQWCPGCGNFGILEAMKDALAKLNIPPEKLLIVSGIGQAAKTPHFLKCNFLHGIHGRALSLALGAKIANQNLNILVNSGDGDCYGEGGNHFIHAVRRNADMTLLVHDNRIYGLTKGQASPTSARGMTTPTQPDGVISEPLNGPALALAMGAGFVARGFSGNVKHLSGLIQAAVQYKGFSVIDIFQPCVTFNRVNTAQWYKDRIYELDETKSRDNFHEAMKLAFETGDRIPVGVLYSRKKPDFISQIKVLEKGPLIDRPYDPDRLKKVAQEYVLS, from the coding sequence ATGTTGAATAAAGAACGTTATGAATCTGACTACGAAAACCAGTGGTGTCCGGGGTGCGGCAATTTCGGTATCCTTGAAGCCATGAAAGATGCCCTGGCCAAACTCAATATTCCCCCGGAAAAGCTGTTGATCGTCTCCGGTATTGGCCAGGCCGCCAAGACGCCCCATTTTTTAAAATGCAATTTTCTGCACGGCATCCATGGCCGGGCGCTCTCTTTAGCGCTGGGGGCAAAGATCGCCAATCAGAATTTGAATATTCTGGTTAATTCAGGGGACGGAGACTGTTATGGTGAAGGCGGCAACCATTTTATCCATGCGGTACGCCGGAATGCAGATATGACGCTTTTAGTGCATGACAACCGGATTTACGGACTGACAAAGGGTCAGGCATCTCCGACATCGGCCCGGGGAATGACCACACCCACCCAGCCGGACGGTGTGATATCGGAACCCTTAAACGGTCCGGCGCTGGCCCTGGCCATGGGGGCCGGTTTTGTGGCCCGGGGTTTTTCAGGAAATGTAAAGCATTTAAGCGGCCTTATTCAAGCGGCTGTTCAGTACAAGGGATTCAGCGTGATTGATATTTTCCAGCCCTGCGTCACCTTTAACCGGGTTAACACCGCCCAATGGTATAAAGACCGGATCTATGAACTGGACGAGACCAAGAGCCGGGACAATTTTCACGAGGCCATGAAACTGGCCTTTGAAACAGGTGACCGGATTCCTGTCGGCGTTTTGTATTCCAGGAAGAAACCGGATTTTATCTCCCAGATCAAAGTTCTGGAAAAAGGACCGCTCATTGACAGGCCCTATGATCCGGACAGGTTGAAAAAAGTGGCACAGGAATATGTTTTGTCTTAA